Proteins found in one Vallitalea guaymasensis genomic segment:
- a CDS encoding alanine--tRNA ligase: MTANELRKLYVSYYKERGHQLAAAASLVPENDASVLYTSAGMQPLVPYLLGKEHPLGKRLVNVQRCVRTGDIEEVGDDYHLTVFEMLGNWSLGDYFKKEAITMSFEFLTEKLNIPVSNLAVTVYKGNDKVPYDAEAIQTWLELGLSKEQIFCYGDDENWWGPAGETGPCGPDSEMFYVNDLPDCSEECGPDCSCGKYVELGNNVFMTYNKDKDGNLTELKQKNVDVGLGFERLLILANNLQNVYETDLFVPLINKLEEISEVSYDKSNEKTYKIICEHTRAAVFILADPKNIVPSNSEQGYILRRLIRRTIRMIHKLGVKKNILPELAQEVIEIYGEAYPEIKLCRETIIEELKKEYDKFDKTLQSGLKMANKYFGKLQAGECLNGQQAFKLYDTYGFPIEFTLELAGEKEIIVDVEGFKGKFEEHQEKSRSGAAGKFKGGLAEHNRNSVRLHTATHLLNSALRQVLGDSVFQRGSHINSERLRFDFSFHRKLSEEEISQVESIVNKAINESIDINCIEMNVEDAKESGAIGIFESKYGDVVKVYVIPGYSLEICGGPHVSNTAELRYFKIIKEQSSSSGVRRIKAIVDLD; the protein is encoded by the coding sequence ATGACAGCAAATGAATTAAGAAAACTATATGTATCATACTACAAAGAAAGGGGACATCAGTTAGCCGCAGCTGCATCTTTAGTGCCTGAAAATGATGCAAGTGTATTATATACCTCAGCTGGCATGCAACCACTTGTTCCTTATCTTTTAGGAAAAGAGCATCCATTGGGGAAACGTCTTGTGAATGTACAAAGATGTGTAAGAACAGGAGATATAGAGGAGGTAGGTGATGATTATCACTTAACTGTCTTTGAAATGCTAGGAAACTGGTCTTTAGGTGATTATTTTAAAAAAGAGGCAATTACTATGAGCTTTGAATTTCTTACAGAGAAACTTAATATACCTGTTTCTAACCTTGCAGTAACAGTTTACAAAGGAAATGATAAAGTGCCATATGATGCTGAAGCTATTCAGACATGGTTAGAGCTAGGATTAAGTAAAGAACAGATTTTTTGTTATGGAGATGATGAAAACTGGTGGGGACCGGCTGGAGAGACAGGTCCATGTGGTCCTGATTCAGAAATGTTCTATGTAAATGATTTACCTGATTGTAGTGAGGAGTGTGGACCAGACTGTAGTTGTGGAAAGTATGTTGAATTAGGGAATAATGTTTTTATGACATATAACAAAGATAAAGATGGTAATCTTACTGAACTAAAGCAAAAGAACGTTGATGTGGGTTTAGGATTTGAAAGATTATTAATTCTAGCAAATAATCTACAAAATGTATATGAAACAGATTTATTTGTTCCATTAATCAATAAATTGGAAGAAATAAGTGAGGTATCATATGATAAAAGCAATGAAAAGACTTATAAAATCATATGTGAACATACTAGGGCTGCTGTATTTATTCTTGCTGATCCAAAGAATATTGTTCCATCAAATTCAGAACAAGGCTATATACTTAGACGACTTATTCGACGTACTATTCGTATGATTCATAAGTTAGGTGTTAAAAAGAATATATTACCTGAATTAGCGCAAGAAGTTATTGAAATATATGGAGAAGCATATCCTGAGATTAAGTTATGCAGAGAAACTATCATTGAAGAGTTGAAAAAGGAATATGATAAATTCGATAAAACTCTTCAAAGTGGATTGAAAATGGCAAACAAATATTTTGGGAAATTACAAGCTGGTGAATGTTTGAACGGTCAACAAGCTTTTAAATTATACGATACCTATGGTTTCCCTATTGAATTCACATTAGAATTAGCAGGGGAAAAAGAAATTATTGTTGACGTAGAGGGGTTTAAAGGAAAGTTTGAAGAGCACCAGGAGAAATCCAGAAGTGGAGCTGCTGGGAAATTCAAAGGAGGGTTGGCAGAACATAATCGTAACAGTGTTAGACTACACACCGCAACGCATTTGCTCAATAGTGCGCTTCGTCAAGTTCTGGGAGATTCGGTTTTTCAAAGAGGAAGCCACATCAATTCTGAACGACTAAGATTTGATTTTTCTTTTCATAGAAAGTTATCTGAAGAAGAGATAAGTCAGGTAGAAAGCATTGTTAATAAGGCTATCAATGAGAGTATTGATATTAATTGTATTGAAATGAATGTAGAAGATGCTAAAGAAAGTGGAGCAATAGGAATCTTTGAATCAAAATATGGTGACGTTGTTAAAGTTTATGTTATTCCAGGATATTCATTAGAAATATGTGGTGGACCACATGTTTCTAATACAGCTGAACTTAGGTATTTTAAAATAATTAAAGAGCAAAGTTCTTCTTCAGGTGTAAGAAGAATAAAAGCTATTGTTGATTTGGATTAA
- a CDS encoding M48 family metalloprotease, protein MDNTFLQKSCNYSWFSGTDIIVYDLYKKYAESYLITKGIQKLLTFDYIRSPYIDAVINTMDNKKIKLYVTEGTLLRIYEIFYKLNLCTDICQCKFTYSKENIKRIKLISRDEENREIPVIFHINADSRVNAIAEYMSMFAVKFVILHELGHYLNGHCGYSRSVNQNKFTFHLNEPIHIKLSSKQSKALEVDADSYAACFLFQEMEELIKNDDYILSLVEGKIDVYRLFAAGIQGVCCLMGIDNKISNTHPKSSVRACLCIDGACRLINDNDYKDEIFKTIANVVSFFNTLNNVDKDKFVNDMVSYGREAKEIEDCWRKDMYYKVKQFALSYISNY, encoded by the coding sequence ATGGATAATACTTTTCTTCAAAAAAGCTGTAATTATTCGTGGTTTAGTGGGACCGATATAATTGTATATGATTTGTATAAAAAATATGCAGAATCGTACTTAATTACAAAAGGAATTCAAAAATTATTGACTTTTGACTATATACGATCTCCTTATATTGATGCCGTAATTAATACAATGGATAACAAAAAAATAAAATTATATGTAACCGAAGGAACATTATTAAGAATATACGAAATCTTTTATAAGCTTAATCTATGTACAGATATATGTCAATGTAAGTTTACTTATTCTAAGGAAAATATTAAAAGAATAAAACTAATATCAAGAGATGAAGAAAACAGAGAAATTCCTGTTATTTTCCACATTAATGCTGATAGTAGAGTAAATGCAATAGCTGAATATATGTCAATGTTTGCTGTCAAGTTTGTTATTTTACATGAACTAGGTCATTATTTAAATGGCCATTGCGGATATTCAAGATCAGTTAACCAAAACAAATTTACATTTCATCTAAACGAACCAATACATATTAAGCTATCCTCTAAACAATCTAAAGCATTAGAAGTAGATGCGGATTCATATGCTGCTTGTTTTCTTTTTCAAGAAATGGAAGAATTAATAAAAAATGATGATTATATTCTTTCTTTAGTTGAAGGTAAAATTGATGTTTACAGGCTTTTTGCAGCGGGCATACAAGGTGTATGTTGTCTGATGGGCATCGATAACAAAATAAGCAATACTCATCCTAAGTCATCAGTAAGAGCTTGTTTATGCATAGATGGAGCATGTAGACTAATAAATGATAATGATTATAAAGACGAAATATTTAAAACTATTGCCAACGTTGTTAGTTTTTTTAATACTTTAAATAATGTAGATAAGGATAAATTTGTTAACGATATGGTGTCTTATGGCAGAGAGGCAAAAGAGATTGAAGATTGTTGGCGCAAAGATATGTATTATAAAGTAAAACAATTTGCCTTATCATATATTTCTAATTATTAA
- the tnpA gene encoding IS200/IS605 family transposase, with product MDNKSLAHTKWNCKYHIVFAPKYRRQIIYGKIKKDIGQIIRKLCEYKGVEIIEANACKDHIHMLVSVPPKLSVSQFVGYLKGKSSLMIFDRHANLKYKYGNRKFWCKGYFVDTVGRNKKAIEQYIRNQLQEDIASDQLSLKEYIDPFTGKPIIKG from the coding sequence ATGGACAACAAAAGTTTAGCACATACCAAATGGAATTGCAAATATCATATAGTATTTGCACCAAAATACAGACGTCAAATAATTTATGGAAAGATAAAAAAAGATATTGGGCAGATAATTCGTAAATTATGTGAGTATAAAGGCGTAGAAATAATAGAAGCAAATGCATGTAAAGATCACATACATATGTTAGTAAGTGTACCACCTAAATTAAGTGTATCACAGTTTGTAGGATATCTAAAAGGAAAAAGTTCGCTGATGATATTTGACAGACATGCTAATTTAAAATATAAATATGGGAATAGAAAATTTTGGTGTAAAGGATATTTTGTAGATACAGTAGGAAGGAACAAGAAGGCAATAGAACAGTATATAAGAAATCAATTACAAGAAGATATAGCCTCAGATCAATTAAGTCTGAAGGAATATATTGACCCGTTTACGGGTAAGCCGATAATAAAAGGCTAA
- a CDS encoding ParB N-terminal domain-containing protein has translation MGKDEAKKVQPFMAIFGEDYENEIENKDEKINQDMIKIEQLVPFKNHPFKLYEGDRFNEMVESIKQFGVIVPIVVRKQKLRFEILSGHNRVEACKALGLSEIPGIVKEGLTEEEALLIVTETNTMQRSFTDLPHSERATVVAVRHEAMKKQGVRTDLLKEIEKLSKSPSIDQGTSSPLGKKLETSMGKVGQEYNLSKNSVARYLRIAKLPKEFKELVDIGQIAIRAGVDLSYLREESLDIVHAIVTEENFKIDMKRARNLRGADKKEPLTFESAHAIIRGENKDKEKKPKPPKYWNKVFIKHFKPEQDEQEVMSIIEKALAMYYKSTQYEDVNIESDESENEELDM, from the coding sequence TTGGGAAAAGATGAAGCAAAAAAGGTACAGCCTTTTATGGCAATTTTCGGTGAGGATTATGAAAATGAAATAGAAAATAAAGATGAAAAAATTAATCAAGATATGATAAAGATAGAACAACTAGTACCATTTAAAAACCATCCTTTTAAGTTATATGAGGGAGATAGGTTTAATGAAATGGTAGAGAGCATAAAACAATTTGGTGTAATTGTACCTATTGTGGTAAGAAAGCAAAAACTTAGATTTGAAATACTCTCAGGACATAATAGAGTCGAAGCTTGTAAGGCATTGGGACTTAGTGAAATACCAGGTATTGTTAAGGAAGGGTTAACAGAAGAAGAAGCACTCCTTATAGTAACTGAAACTAATACAATGCAACGATCCTTTACTGATTTACCTCATTCAGAAAGGGCAACAGTAGTTGCAGTAAGACATGAAGCTATGAAGAAACAAGGAGTTAGAACAGATTTATTAAAGGAGATAGAGAAGTTATCTAAATCACCAAGCATAGATCAAGGAACTTCTTCCCCACTGGGGAAGAAGTTAGAAACCAGTATGGGAAAAGTAGGACAAGAATATAATCTATCAAAAAATTCAGTAGCAAGATATTTACGTATAGCTAAACTTCCAAAGGAATTTAAAGAATTAGTGGACATTGGACAAATAGCTATTAGAGCAGGTGTTGACTTATCTTATCTAAGAGAAGAGAGTCTTGATATTGTTCACGCTATTGTAACAGAAGAAAATTTTAAGATTGATATGAAAAGAGCTAGAAATCTACGAGGAGCAGATAAAAAAGAACCTTTAACTTTTGAATCAGCACATGCAATTATCAGAGGAGAAAATAAAGATAAAGAAAAAAAGCCTAAACCACCGAAATATTGGAATAAAGTTTTTATAAAACATTTCAAACCCGAACAGGATGAACAAGAAGTAATGAGTATAATTGAAAAGGCATTAGCTATGTATTATAAATCTACACAGTATGAAGATGTAAATATAGAAAGTGATGAATCAGAAAATGAAGAATTAGATATGTAA
- a CDS encoding ParA family protein produces the protein MSKIIAIASQKGGVGKSTTCRNLATILANQGYRVLAVDCDNQASMTDCFGIENPHKLDNTLYHLMMKVITDNDLPPREEYVIKKEGVDIIPSSIELSAVDINLVSTMSREYVLKTIIDEIKDYYDYILLDCMPSLGLMTVNVLATCDSVLIPATPEYLSAKGLELLLITIYKLKRRINKRITFEGILLTMFDDRTNLSKNIYKMLQDSYGENIKIFNTKIPKSVKVGEANLKSMSIVEYMPNNKAAKAYQEFAQELVS, from the coding sequence ATGAGTAAGATAATAGCTATTGCATCACAGAAGGGTGGCGTTGGTAAAAGTACAACCTGTAGAAATTTAGCAACTATATTAGCTAATCAAGGGTATAGGGTATTAGCAGTTGATTGTGACAATCAAGCGAGCATGACGGATTGCTTTGGAATAGAGAACCCTCATAAGTTAGATAATACGTTATATCATCTAATGATGAAGGTTATAACAGATAATGACCTTCCACCTAGGGAAGAATACGTTATCAAAAAAGAAGGTGTGGATATAATACCAAGTAGTATAGAATTATCGGCAGTAGATATTAACTTAGTATCAACAATGAGTAGGGAATATGTGCTTAAGACAATCATTGACGAGATAAAGGACTATTATGATTACATTCTTCTTGATTGTATGCCCTCATTAGGACTAATGACAGTCAATGTGTTAGCAACTTGTGACAGTGTATTAATTCCTGCAACACCAGAATATCTATCTGCAAAAGGACTTGAGCTTCTGCTAATAACAATATATAAACTCAAAAGACGTATTAACAAAAGAATCACATTTGAGGGTATACTCTTAACCATGTTTGATGATCGGACGAATTTATCTAAGAATATATATAAAATGCTTCAAGACTCCTATGGCGAGAATATCAAGATATTTAATACTAAGATACCAAAGTCAGTTAAAGTGGGGGAAGCCAATCTTAAAAGCATGAGCATTGTAGAGTATATGCCAAATAATAAAGCAGCTAAAGCTTATCAAGAATTTGCACAAGAATTGGTAAGTTAA
- a CDS encoding DUF4160 domain-containing protein: protein MDKDFEKVIQELKLQLLPNDIWDNLPSGDFPLNVGNYQKFNFEIRPREKCHYKGHFHVKAGEFSGSYLIVPVQKRDGNFSSKDNKIIINWGIAHQDILICKWNSLHPDKEIIING, encoded by the coding sequence ATGGATAAAGACTTTGAAAAAGTAATACAAGAATTAAAATTACAACTGTTGCCTAATGACATATGGGATAATCTTCCTAGCGGAGATTTTCCTCTTAACGTAGGAAATTATCAGAAATTTAATTTTGAAATTAGACCTCGTGAAAAATGTCACTATAAAGGACATTTCCACGTTAAAGCAGGTGAATTCAGTGGAAGTTATTTAATTGTACCTGTCCAAAAAAGGGATGGTAATTTTTCTTCGAAGGATAATAAAATAATTATAAATTGGGGAATTGCACATCAAGATATACTAATTTGTAAATGGAATTCACTTCATCCTGACAAGGAGATAATAATTAATGGATAA